One window of the Prochlorococcus marinus XMU1411 genome contains the following:
- a CDS encoding glucose-6-phosphate isomerase — MNEDLKSWDKFCNYLWFDKKLNIWLDISKINFTSKEIRNLEDKFIDVFSSIKELENGAISNIDENRQVGHYWLRNPSISPSSKIGEEISAGINAISEFGKQILNGDIKNKNNQQYTDVLWIGIGGSGLGPLLITESLQKCSRGLNFSYIDNVDPFLISEKLDELSEILSTTLFVVVSKSGGTPEPRIAMEIIKSHCENNSLEWNSNAIAITMKDSKLFKKATSENWLKIFNLQDWVGGRTSITSSVGLLPLALINENISEFIRGASLMDEATRISDFKNNPAALLSSAWYLTGDGIGKRDMVVLPYRDRLQVFSKYLQQLVMESLGKKFNRNGEEVNQGISVFGNKGSTDQHAYVQQLRDGIDNFFCIFIELLDSPSTNIFDEKENPKEYLSGFLQGTRSALSSENRQSITITLEKLNCFSLGALIALFERAVSFYAELVNINAYDQPGVEAGKKAAANIIEYQQKVSNLLDEGGEYSINDITSLFDNSLSEPIFFILREMCFGNDNYLVKGDWSNPNSLVIQKVNS, encoded by the coding sequence ATGAATGAAGATTTAAAATCTTGGGATAAATTTTGTAATTATCTTTGGTTTGATAAAAAATTAAATATTTGGTTAGACATAAGCAAAATTAATTTCACAAGTAAAGAGATAAGAAATTTAGAAGATAAATTTATAGATGTTTTTTCATCAATAAAAGAATTAGAAAATGGTGCAATATCAAATATTGATGAAAATAGACAAGTTGGACATTATTGGCTTAGAAATCCATCAATTTCACCCTCTTCAAAAATAGGAGAGGAAATTAGTGCAGGTATTAATGCAATCTCTGAATTTGGAAAACAAATTTTAAATGGAGATATAAAGAATAAGAATAATCAGCAGTATACTGATGTTCTATGGATAGGAATTGGCGGTAGTGGGTTAGGACCATTACTAATTACAGAGTCTCTGCAGAAGTGTTCTAGAGGCTTAAATTTTTCTTATATCGATAATGTTGATCCTTTTTTAATTAGCGAAAAGTTAGATGAGTTATCTGAAATATTATCAACAACATTATTTGTAGTAGTAAGCAAATCAGGTGGTACGCCTGAACCTAGGATTGCTATGGAAATTATTAAAAGTCACTGCGAAAATAATTCTCTTGAATGGAATTCTAATGCTATAGCTATAACTATGAAAGATAGTAAGTTATTTAAAAAAGCCACTTCTGAAAATTGGTTAAAAATATTTAATTTGCAAGATTGGGTTGGAGGAAGAACTAGTATTACAAGCTCTGTGGGATTACTTCCATTAGCTCTTATTAATGAGAATATATCTGAATTCATTAGAGGTGCATCATTAATGGATGAAGCCACTCGTATAAGTGATTTTAAAAACAATCCAGCAGCACTATTATCATCCGCATGGTATTTGACTGGGGATGGTATTGGAAAGAGAGATATGGTCGTATTACCTTATAGAGATAGGTTACAGGTATTTAGTAAATATCTCCAGCAATTAGTAATGGAATCATTAGGTAAGAAATTTAATAGGAATGGTGAAGAAGTTAATCAAGGTATTTCAGTTTTTGGTAATAAAGGATCTACAGATCAACATGCTTATGTTCAGCAACTGAGAGATGGTATTGATAATTTCTTTTGTATTTTTATTGAATTATTAGATTCTCCATCTACTAATATTTTTGATGAAAAAGAGAATCCTAAAGAATATCTTTCTGGTTTTTTGCAAGGAACCAGATCAGCACTCTCTAGTGAAAACAGACAAAGTATCACTATCACGTTAGAAAAGTTAAATTGTTTTTCACTAGGTGCCTTAATCGCTTTATTTGAGAGGGCTGTTTCCTTCTACGCTGAATTGGTAAATATAAATGCATATGATCAACCTGGAGTTGAAGCTGGAAAGAAAGCAGCCGCAAATATTATTGAGTATCAACAAAAAGTAAGTAATTTATTAGACGAAGGTGGCGAATATTCTATAAATGACATAACGTCATTATTTGATAATTCATTGAGTGAACCTATATTTTTCATACTCCGTGAAATGTGTTTTGGTAATGATAATTATTTAGTTAAGGGCGATTGGTCAAATCCAAATTCATTAGTTATTCAAAAAGTAAATTCCTAA
- the argC gene encoding N-acetyl-gamma-glutamyl-phosphate reductase → MNVAIVGATGYGGIQAVNLLKKIKKYKISFLGGNKTSGSKWNDNFPFIYLDNDPYIEEISVDNISKNADVALLCLPNGLSSTLTRKLLDRGLKVIDLSADYRYKSLDEWKNVYSKEAAIYKRNDDDLCKEAVYGLPEINKEAISKGRLIACPGCYPTSALIPLVPYLSQGIIENDGIVIDSKSGTSGGGREPNQKLLLSECGEGLSAYGLINHRHTSEIEQVASIISGNKIELLFTPHLVPISRGMHSTIYGRLRDPGLTSDDCRILLDNYYRNFKNIKVLPVDTYPSTKWVKNTNQILLSVKVDIRNGRIIILSAIDNLLKGQTGQAIQNLNIMSGFSMDEGLDLTNNFP, encoded by the coding sequence ATGAATGTTGCAATAGTAGGTGCTACTGGTTACGGCGGTATTCAAGCAGTAAATCTCTTAAAGAAAATAAAAAAATACAAAATTTCATTTTTAGGAGGTAATAAAACATCTGGATCAAAGTGGAATGATAATTTTCCTTTTATTTATCTAGATAATGATCCTTATATAGAAGAAATTTCCGTTGATAATATTTCAAAAAATGCAGATGTTGCTCTTCTTTGCTTACCAAATGGCCTATCTTCAACATTGACAAGGAAATTATTAGATCGAGGACTTAAAGTTATTGATTTATCTGCTGATTACAGATATAAGTCATTAGATGAATGGAAAAATGTATATTCCAAAGAAGCTGCTATTTATAAAAGGAATGATGATGATTTATGTAAAGAGGCAGTCTACGGTCTTCCTGAAATAAATAAGGAAGCCATTTCAAAAGGAAGATTAATTGCCTGTCCAGGATGCTATCCAACATCTGCTCTTATTCCATTAGTTCCTTATCTTTCGCAAGGAATTATTGAAAATGATGGAATAGTGATTGATTCTAAAAGCGGAACCTCTGGTGGAGGTCGAGAACCAAACCAAAAGCTACTTTTATCAGAATGTGGTGAAGGCTTATCAGCATACGGATTGATAAACCATAGACATACCTCAGAGATCGAGCAAGTAGCATCTATAATTTCTGGAAATAAAATTGAACTTCTTTTTACACCTCATTTGGTTCCAATTTCAAGAGGTATGCATTCGACTATATATGGGAGATTAAGAGATCCAGGATTAACTTCTGATGATTGCAGAATTCTTTTGGATAATTATTACAGAAATTTCAAAAATATTAAAGTATTACCTGTAGATACATACCCTTCAACAAAATGGGTTAAAAATACAAACCAAATTCTCCTTTCTGTTAAAGTTGATATTAGAAATGGAAGGATTATTATTTTATCTGCAATTGATAATTTGTTAAAAGGTCAGACTGGGCAAGCAATTCAAAATTTAAATATTATGAGTGGATTTTCAATGGATGAAGGTCTTGATTTAACTAATAATTTTCCATAA
- the ribBA gene encoding bifunctional 3,4-dihydroxy-2-butanone-4-phosphate synthase/GTP cyclohydrolase II yields the protein MKETSPKSNNGTILDINESFKIEFDPISDALAAIRNGECIIVVDDERRENEGDLICAAQFATPQQINFMATEGRGLICLAMQGEKLDSLDLPLMVDRNTDENQTAFTVSIDAGPENNVTTGISAEDRAKTIQVAINPNTKPDDLRRPGHIFPLRAKKGGVLKRAGHTEAAVDIAAMSGLYPAGVICEIQNPDGSMSRLPQLKEYAKQWGMKLISIADLISYRFQTERFVFRKSDAVLPSIFGNFKAYGYVNELDGSEHVALVKQKSSKLSEPVLVRMHSECLTGDAFGSLRCDCRPQLEAALSRIEKEEEGVVVYLRQEGRGIGLINKLKAYSLQDGGLDTVEANEKLGFPADLRNYGVGAQILTDLGIKKLKLLTNNPRKIAGLGGYGIEVIERVPLVICPNDNNAEYLSVKKTKLGHMIDDDDSNSSNIDPFISIFLDGKYKSIDLVPIRNDVIKFCSYKNINIKLESTPRLLAFWNRPKLIWRILHDHNRTNSNITDEEIRNIELFIQFLSNYENSTKIGIIVSRNIEQALHPKSSIKLINTKFTINNEILYSSTRKFNLDKETFSIVFEG from the coding sequence ATGAAAGAAACAAGTCCCAAATCAAATAATGGAACAATTTTGGATATAAATGAATCTTTTAAAATTGAATTTGATCCTATCAGCGATGCGTTGGCAGCCATAAGAAATGGTGAATGCATAATTGTTGTAGATGATGAAAGAAGAGAAAATGAAGGAGATTTAATATGTGCGGCTCAGTTTGCAACTCCACAGCAAATTAATTTTATGGCTACTGAGGGACGTGGTCTTATATGTCTAGCAATGCAAGGTGAAAAACTTGATTCTTTAGATTTACCATTAATGGTAGATAGAAATACAGATGAAAATCAAACAGCTTTTACAGTATCAATTGATGCTGGACCTGAAAATAATGTTACTACCGGAATTTCAGCTGAAGACAGGGCAAAGACAATACAAGTTGCTATAAACCCAAATACAAAACCTGATGATTTAAGGAGGCCAGGACATATTTTTCCATTAAGAGCTAAAAAAGGTGGAGTATTAAAAAGGGCTGGTCATACTGAAGCGGCAGTAGATATTGCTGCAATGTCAGGTCTTTATCCCGCTGGAGTAATTTGTGAAATACAAAATCCTGACGGTTCTATGTCAAGACTTCCACAACTTAAAGAGTATGCAAAACAGTGGGGAATGAAATTAATATCAATAGCTGATTTAATAAGTTATCGGTTTCAAACTGAGAGATTTGTATTTAGAAAATCTGATGCTGTTCTTCCAAGTATTTTTGGTAATTTCAAAGCTTATGGATATGTTAATGAACTAGATGGTTCAGAGCACGTTGCATTAGTTAAACAAAAATCATCAAAATTAAGCGAACCTGTTCTTGTAAGAATGCATTCAGAGTGCTTAACTGGTGATGCTTTTGGATCATTACGTTGTGATTGTAGACCCCAGTTAGAGGCTGCTTTATCAAGAATAGAAAAGGAGGAAGAAGGAGTTGTAGTTTACTTGAGACAAGAAGGCAGAGGTATTGGTCTAATAAATAAATTAAAAGCTTACAGTTTACAAGATGGTGGATTAGACACTGTAGAAGCTAACGAAAAATTAGGTTTTCCAGCTGATCTCAGAAATTATGGAGTTGGAGCACAAATTTTAACTGATTTAGGTATAAAAAAATTAAAATTATTAACCAACAATCCTAGAAAGATAGCTGGATTAGGTGGTTATGGAATAGAAGTTATTGAGAGAGTTCCATTAGTTATTTGTCCAAACGATAATAATGCAGAATATTTGAGCGTTAAAAAAACAAAGTTAGGCCACATGATTGATGATGATGATTCTAATTCCAGTAATATTGATCCATTTATATCAATTTTTCTTGACGGAAAATATAAATCTATCGATCTAGTTCCGATAAGAAATGACGTTATTAAATTCTGTAGTTATAAGAACATTAATATCAAACTAGAAAGTACACCAAGATTATTGGCTTTTTGGAATAGACCAAAATTAATTTGGAGAATTTTACATGATCACAATAGAACTAATTCCAACATTACTGATGAAGAAATAAGGAATATAGAACTATTTATTCAGTTTTTATCTAATTATGAAAATAGTACAAAGATTGGAATTATTGTT
- the purN gene encoding phosphoribosylglycinamide formyltransferase, with protein sequence MDRSFNYIISPEISEFRRFSPKLKIGVLASGKGTNFQELINLSEKGALDIDIKVLITNKDEAGCIKRAESKKIPHKIIKGKDFMQKEAFELEIVNTLMHYDVELVVMAGWMKIVTPFFINKFKNKIINIHPSLLPAYKGGSAIKDSIINGSKITGCSVHFVEEEVDSGSLIMQAALSIRDDDDIESLSKRIQMLEHKILPHSISKAGYLIRSNFMENY encoded by the coding sequence TTGGATAGATCATTTAATTACATAATTTCACCTGAGATATCTGAATTTAGGAGATTTTCACCAAAATTAAAAATAGGTGTACTTGCTTCTGGGAAGGGAACAAACTTTCAGGAATTAATTAATCTCTCAGAAAAAGGAGCATTAGATATAGATATAAAAGTTCTAATTACTAACAAAGATGAAGCCGGTTGTATAAAAAGAGCTGAAAGTAAAAAAATACCCCACAAAATTATAAAAGGCAAAGACTTTATGCAAAAAGAAGCATTTGAATTAGAAATTGTAAATACTTTAATGCATTACGATGTTGAACTTGTGGTTATGGCAGGCTGGATGAAAATTGTTACTCCATTTTTTATAAATAAATTTAAAAATAAGATAATAAATATTCACCCTTCATTACTTCCAGCATATAAAGGCGGTTCTGCGATAAAGGACTCTATAATAAATGGTTCAAAAATAACTGGTTGTTCAGTACATTTTGTTGAAGAGGAGGTAGATAGTGGATCATTGATAATGCAAGCTGCATTGTCAATTAGAGATGATGATGATATTGAATCACTTTCCAAAAGGATACAAATGCTTGAGCATAAAATTTTACCTCACTCAATCTCAAAAGCTGGTTATTTGATAAGAAGTAATTTTATGGAAAATTATTAG